In one Colletotrichum destructivum chromosome 2, complete sequence genomic region, the following are encoded:
- a CDS encoding Putative thioesterase, alpha/Beta hydrolase, translating to MVSASPTEIFHSTTQTSRQYHVDAEKQELQTETKDDIFPKLNKTQKIIVECLREICPFQSVPEILPDSDFREFLQKGGLDSPSMLIYKAKLEARLSLKSLIPITCLLQAQTVKALETEIMKVSVASNRSLLLPFTTKGTQTPLFLFPPGGGELHCWIELASRLRNRPLYGLRLRGLQPGETTFESIDELVECFLEEIRQVQPHGPYALLGMCFGGNIAFEVAKALEAAGEVVAFAGGVDNAPNILKMSFATLRFFIVDLLSTRRLITPLEAGQMKDGLRDQDPASFPRLVMRRFRTRLQSAGVTLERLESWHRVFYGNVRMAEGYLPQGKIASYTSFRANPLSEWGVSEAEWEIRVREWEDYSHSSTFHFVGGNHYTALTKDHVDDFVTLLDYELKLQGV from the coding sequence ATGGTGTCGGCTTCGCCAACCGAAATATTTCATTCAACTACCCAGACATCTCGCCAGTATCACGTTGATGCAGAAAAGCAGGAGCTGCAGACGGAGACTAAAGACGACATCTTTCCAAAGTTGAACAAGACTCAAAAAATCATTGTGGAATGTCTGAGGGAGATTTGCCCCTTCCAATCAGTTCCTGAAATCCTTCCCGACAGCGACTTTCGGGAATTCCTCCAGAAAGGCGGTTTGGACAGCCCGAGCATGCTGATCTACAAGGCAAAATTGGAGGCAAGACTTTCTTTGAAATCCCTAATACCGATCACATGTCTCCTCCAAGCCCAAACTGTAAAGGCGCTGGAAACCGAGATCATGAAAGTCTCGGTAGCAAGTAACCGCAGTCTACTGCTTCCTTTCACCACCAAAGGAACCCAAACACCGCTGTTTCTCTTCCCGCCAGGAGGCGGCGAGCTACACTGCTGGATAGAGCTGGCTAGCCGTCTTCGCAATCGGCCTCTGTACGGGCTCAGATTGCGCGGCTTGCAACCTGGCGAGACGACATTCGAAAGCATTGACGAGTTGGTGGAATGCTTTCTCGAAGAGATACGACAGGTGCAGCCTCATGGCCCTTATGCATTATTGGGCATGTGTTTTGGCGGAAATATCGCCTTCGAAGTCGCCAAAGCATTAGAAGCCGCGGGAGAGGTGGTAGCATTTGCTGGAGGTGTCGACAATGCACCAAACATCCTGAAAATGAGTTTCGCAACGCTACGCTTTTTTATCGTCGACCTACTATCGACAAGACGCCTGATCACGCCTTTGGAAGCAGGTCAAATGAAGGACGGTTTACGTGACCAGGACCCTGCCTCGTTTCCCCGACTTGTCATGCGTCGTTTCCGCACCCGTCTCCAATCTGCAGGCGTCACTCTCGAGAGACTCGAATCCTGGCACCGAGTCTTTTACGGCAACGTTCGCATGGCTGAGGGGTATCTTCCGCAAGGCAAAATCGCAAGCTACACGTCTTTTAGGGCCAATCCACTGTCGGAATGGGGTGTATCCGAGGCCGAATGGGAGATACGCGTTCGGGAATGGGAGGACTACTCTCATTCATCAACTTTCCATTTTGTGGGGGGTAATCATTATACGGCGCTAACCAAGGATCACGTTGATGACTTTGTGACTTTGTTGGATTACGAATTGAAGCTCCAGGGGGTGTAG